The Ipomoea triloba cultivar NCNSP0323 chromosome 4, ASM357664v1 DNA segment TAACGACTTTCCACATCGTCAAAACTCCGGAACAAAACGCCACCAACATCGTACACAAATGGCAATCCATCGCCCCAAAGCTCCCCCAAGAACTCTTCATCCGAATCATCGCAATCGCACAAAAACCCGAAAACACCGTACAAGCCATGTTCAACTCCCTGTACCTCGGACCAGCCGATACCCTTCTCCCAATTCTGCAACAAAGTTTCCCAGAATTAGGCGCCACAAGACAAGACCTGGGAGAGATGAGTTGGATAGAAGCCCTCACAACCATCGACGGCTTCCCCAAAGGCACAGACCCTAAAGCTCTCACGGGCACTATCGTCAACGAGGGGAAACCATTTTACTTCAAAGGAAAATCCGACTACGTAAAAAACCCAATCCCCGTGGAAGGCCTGGAAGGGGTTTGGGACTTTCTGCGAGAGAGTAACTCAGGCTTGATCATCATGAGCCCCTACGGTGGAAGAATGGAGGAGATTTCAGAATCGGCGATTCCATTCCCGCACAGGGCTGGGAATCTGTACAAAATCCAGTACATTATGGATTGGAGCGAAGCAGGGAGGGAGGCCTATGAAAGCCACATGGGCTGGATAAGAAGGCTGTTTCATTACTGCACTCCTTTCGTCTCCAAGTCTCCAAGAGAAGCGTATGTGAATTACAGGGATCTTGATATTGGGAGAAATAGTATGGGTAATTCAACCTATGGTGCAGAGTCTAAGAATTGGGGGATCAAGTATTTCAAGAACAATTTTGAAAGGCTTGTTACAGTGAAGACACAAGTTGACCCTCAAAACTTCTTTAGGAATGAGCAAAGCATTCCACCCCGTTCACATATACTGAATTAGTAAatccactcttttttttttttggtgatgattAGTAAATCTACTCAGGCTCtatggcagagcttatttaggagcttatagcttattttaagctactaataaggtataagctctgtttggtaatgtttttaaaataagctagtagcttgaaataagagcttatttttgaacggtagcgtttcaaaataagctagtagattcctaacttttttttccatcttttaaccttattatttaaaaaaaaaatgacatcatttGTCCTTCACAATTAAAACCGttttgactttttcttttcaatatgtttggttgtaatttcaatttgacatgt contains these protein-coding regions:
- the LOC116017610 gene encoding berberine bridge enzyme-like 15 translates to MKNQNTLYFLFVSLICLSSYSSNHQALAYIDEGLKQCLIRNSQNQTASIFNDIYTPDNSSFVSVLQYPIKNTRFNSSDNPKPFSVITPKEEAEVQSVILCAVELNLRLRIRSGGHDYEGLSYTTPEKGDQTPFLVLDLTNFNNVSVDSAEKTAWVGSGATVGDLYYRISEKSKTLGFPAGVCHSIGIGGHFSGGGYGMMLRKHGLAADHVVDARLVDAKGKILDRTSMGEDLFWAIRGGGGNTFGVVLSWKVELIDVPETVTTFHIVKTPEQNATNIVHKWQSIAPKLPQELFIRIIAIAQKPENTVQAMFNSLYLGPADTLLPILQQSFPELGATRQDLGEMSWIEALTTIDGFPKGTDPKALTGTIVNEGKPFYFKGKSDYVKNPIPVEGLEGVWDFLRESNSGLIIMSPYGGRMEEISESAIPFPHRAGNLYKIQYIMDWSEAGREAYESHMGWIRRLFHYCTPFVSKSPREAYVNYRDLDIGRNSMGNSTYGAESKNWGIKYFKNNFERLVTVKTQVDPQNFFRNEQSIPPRSHILN